A genomic region of Catalinimonas niigatensis contains the following coding sequences:
- a CDS encoding DNA-3-methyladenine glycosylase, with product MMNVIPQAFYLQNDVVSLSKAFLGKYLFTKLQGKICGGKIVETEAYAHVNDKACHSHMQKRTTRTEIMFHTGGVAYVYKIYGMYDLFNIITNVENKADAVLVRAIEPTDGIETMQQRRNLHDFSLRLTAGPGMLSQALGINKELYGADLTTGEKIWIEDRGVEVNENDIIASPRVGIDYAEEDALLPWRFRIKNNRWTSKAK from the coding sequence ATGATGAACGTTATACCCCAAGCTTTTTATCTTCAAAATGATGTGGTTAGCCTAAGTAAGGCATTTTTAGGAAAATATCTTTTCACCAAGCTGCAAGGAAAAATCTGTGGAGGCAAGATTGTAGAAACAGAAGCTTACGCTCATGTCAATGATAAGGCTTGTCATTCGCATATGCAAAAGCGTACTACCCGCACAGAGATTATGTTTCATACCGGAGGAGTGGCTTATGTTTACAAAATATATGGAATGTATGATCTCTTTAATATTATCACCAATGTAGAAAATAAGGCGGATGCGGTGTTGGTCAGGGCCATTGAACCCACCGATGGAATTGAAACCATGCAGCAGAGACGGAATCTGCATGATTTTTCTTTACGACTAACCGCCGGACCAGGGATGCTGAGCCAGGCTTTAGGAATAAACAAAGAACTATATGGAGCAGATTTGACTACTGGTGAAAAAATTTGGATTGAGGATAGGGGAGTAGAAGTTAACGAAAACGATATCATTGCCAGTCCCAGAGTCGGGATAGACTATGCAGAAGAAGACGCTTTACTTCCCTGGCGATTCAGAATTAAAAATAACCGATGGACTTCTAAAGCGAAGTAA
- a CDS encoding DUF2911 domain-containing protein, with amino-acid sequence MKKVSVLICFLFVIIIHQSMAQLATPAPSPLSTVSQVVGLTKVEIAYSRPAMKGRTIFGGLEPYGELWRTGANAATKISFDQPMSVEGKEIPAGEYSIFSIPGKNEWTIILNKDAKASEAAYKEAEDVTSFTVKPEKLSKPVESFTIMFSDVKDNSAKINIIWEKTQVQFGIKDPDVDQQVMAQIEKQIPSAGNNDNVYFAAASYYFENGKDLKKAAEWIDKSVELNSEKFWVMHLQAKIHAKLNNKQKAIAAAQKSKELAEKAGNPDYVKLNDTLITSLK; translated from the coding sequence ATGAAAAAAGTAAGTGTACTGATTTGTTTTCTTTTTGTAATTATTATTCATCAGAGCATGGCTCAACTTGCTACTCCTGCTCCTAGTCCTTTGTCTACAGTGAGTCAGGTAGTAGGTCTGACTAAGGTTGAAATTGCGTACTCAAGGCCTGCAATGAAAGGCAGAACTATTTTTGGTGGACTTGAACCCTATGGTGAACTTTGGAGAACCGGAGCCAATGCAGCCACTAAAATTAGTTTTGATCAGCCCATGAGTGTTGAGGGTAAAGAAATTCCTGCAGGAGAGTATTCTATCTTCAGTATACCCGGTAAAAACGAATGGACAATTATTCTTAACAAAGATGCCAAAGCAAGTGAGGCAGCTTATAAAGAAGCTGAAGATGTTACAAGTTTTACGGTAAAGCCTGAGAAATTAAGCAAACCCGTTGAGTCATTCACTATCATGTTTTCTGATGTAAAAGACAATTCAGCCAAGATTAATATCATCTGGGAAAAAACTCAGGTACAATTTGGTATCAAAGATCCTGATGTGGACCAGCAAGTGATGGCACAAATTGAAAAGCAGATTCCATCCGCTGGCAACAATGACAATGTATATTTTGCTGCAGCCAGCTATTATTTTGAAAATGGCAAAGACCTTAAAAAAGCAGCCGAATGGATAGATAAATCAGTAGAACTCAACAGTGAAAAATTTTGGGTAATGCATTTGCAGGCTAAAATTCACGCTAAACTGAACAATAAGCAAAAAGCTATTGCTGCAGCTCAAAAATCAAAAGAACTTGCCGAGAAAGCTGGTAATCCGGATTATGTCAAGTTAAACGATACTTTAATCACTTCTCTTAAATAA
- a CDS encoding TIGR03643 family protein — translation MNKTRCTGIKSDKQLLFNDRDIDRIIEMAWEDRTPFDAIEVQFGISEKEIIKLMRNQMKESSWKMWRKRVQGRSTKHRKFSHAQRFKSSRQRNISHNKVSKQ, via the coding sequence ATGAATAAGACTCGTTGTACTGGCATAAAGTCTGATAAACAGCTCCTTTTCAACGATAGAGACATAGACCGGATCATAGAAATGGCCTGGGAAGACCGCACTCCTTTTGATGCCATTGAGGTTCAGTTTGGAATTTCTGAAAAAGAGATAATCAAATTGATGAGAAACCAAATGAAAGAAAGTTCGTGGAAGATGTGGCGAAAAAGAGTACAGGGACGCTCAACCAAGCACCGGAAATTCAGTCATGCCCAGCGTTTTAAGAGCAGCCGTCAAAGAAATATATCCCACAATAAGGTTAGCAAACAGTAA